Proteins from a genomic interval of Treponema succinifaciens DSM 2489:
- a CDS encoding glycogen-binding domain-containing protein: MKKILCAIFSVFLFLSSAELFSAESKAMLTDEELDYAELVNTIQDVGSPYLKGDYAIFTSKSNARHIGIAFDFEGFKTIHSFKIKKFIDMEYKEADSIYFYILKVPKNVLEINYRLIIDGLWTVDPLNDETVFSRETNLVLSHFNASREIPQVTEKISGGKIRFVYKGKSGQKVRVGGSFTNWDSWIYQMSEVAPGVYQFEIPLPPGKYEYAFYTGINSFPDSGNPQKCYTPDGKTASLIVLD; this comes from the coding sequence ATGAAGAAAATACTTTGCGCTATTTTTTCAGTTTTTCTTTTTTTATCTTCTGCGGAACTTTTTTCTGCGGAATCAAAAGCCATGCTCACAGACGAAGAACTTGACTACGCCGAACTTGTGAACACAATTCAAGATGTCGGTTCTCCATATCTCAAAGGCGACTATGCAATTTTCACATCAAAAAGCAACGCACGCCACATTGGAATCGCATTTGACTTTGAAGGATTCAAAACGATTCATTCATTCAAGATAAAAAAATTCATCGACATGGAATACAAAGAAGCCGATTCAATTTATTTTTATATTTTGAAAGTCCCAAAAAATGTTCTTGAAATAAATTACAGACTGATTATAGACGGACTTTGGACTGTTGATCCGCTCAATGATGAAACAGTTTTCAGCAGGGAAACAAATCTTGTGCTTTCACATTTTAATGCATCGCGTGAAATTCCGCAGGTAACCGAAAAAATCAGCGGCGGAAAAATCCGTTTTGTCTACAAAGGAAAATCCGGCCAGAAAGTTCGTGTAGGCGGAAGCTTTACAAACTGGGACAGTTGGATTTATCAGATGAGCGAAGTTGCGCCGGGAGTCTATCAGTTTGAAATTCCGCTTCCACCCGGAAAATATGAATACGCTTTTTACACTGGAATAAATTCTTTTCCAGATTCAGGAAACCCTCAGAAATGCTACACTCCCGATGGAAAAACAGCATCTCTGATTGTACTGGACTAG